One Pecten maximus chromosome 16, xPecMax1.1, whole genome shotgun sequence DNA window includes the following coding sequences:
- the LOC117345219 gene encoding glutamate--tRNA ligase-like isoform X1, whose product MLDDIMNGRTRITENVCHFGVFFTACTLLASNYLEAASSYVYYSDQMNWYEAKAKCAAYGQILVKIDTQDVFDELRMMDADFNGAISGGEFWTGLHTSTDTCIDFKWDDGVTASWLRWDSNAGDPNNCNTEKCVRLFQSRMRTKACTATYPFMCQAVEETTTVPSTEAPSTESLGEPTTASTTNSPTETEANTVSTTNSPTTETETTAVPSTEIPSTEVKAETTTVSTTGSPTETEITTVSTTGSPTETEITTVSTTGSPTETEITTVSTTGSPTETEITTVPSTEIPSTEDKETQTMLTDESTTITSGVVGGTGYTSSGLVETEVSTPGGLGYGNCLCDGNPLNNSYRLRGIIPSSTAHKNSLMMAGYVRSCSARIYWGNGTLSLSHEEKLALLNALKDQLNVAKDTTSLYRRARISAPDDRPSAVSVGSLGICLLVGFAVTVLATDATTLYRYWKNLKRNVN is encoded by the exons CTGCCAGTTCGTACGTTTACTATAGCGATCAAATGAACTGGTATGAAGCGAAAGCAAAATGTGCTGCCTACGGACAGATACTGGTGAAGATCGACACCCAGGACGTTTTTGACGAGCTGAGGATGATGGATGCAGATTTTAATGGAGCTAT ATCGGGAGGCGAGTTTTGGACTGGTTTGCACACGTCAACAGACACCTGCATTGACTTTAAATGGGACGACGGAGTCACGGCTAGTTGGCTCCGATGGGACTCGAATGCTGGTGATCCGAACAATTGTAATACCGAAAAGTGTGTCCGGCTGTTTCAGAGCAGAATGAGAACAAAGGCATGTACAGCCACATATCCTTTTATGTGCCAAGCCGTAGAAG AAACTACCACCGTCCCTTCGACGGAGGCTCCGTCAACAGAAAGTCTAG GGGAACCAACTACTGCCTCAACAACGAATTCTCCGACTGAAACCGAAGCAAACACTGTTTCAACGACCAATTCTCCGACAACTGAAACAGAAACTACGGCTGTCCCTTCAACGGAGATTCCGTCAACTGAAGTCAAAG CAGAAACAACCACTGTTTCAACGACGGGTTCTCCGACTGAAACAGAAATAACCACTGTTTCAACGACGGGTTCTCCGACTGAAACAGAAATAACCACTGTTTCAACGACGGGTTCTCCGACTGAAACAGAAATAACCACTGTTTCAACGACGGGTTCTCCGACTGAAACAGAAATAACCACTGTCCCTTCAACCGAGATTCCGTCAACTGAAGACAAAG AAACACAAACCATGTTGACGGATGAATCTACAACTATCACTTCCGGTGTGGTTGGTGGAACTGGATATACCTCTTCCGGTTTGGTTGAAACCGAAGTCTCAACCCCTGGTGGCCTAGGATATGGAAACTGCCTCTGTGACGGTAATCCGCTGAATAATTCCTATCGGCTTCGCGGGATTATTCCGTCCTCCACTGCCCACAAAAACAGTCTGATGATGGCGGGGTACGTCCGATCATGCTCAGCGAGAATTTATTGGGGAAATGGTACATTATCACTTAGCCATGAAGAAAAGCTGGCTTTGCTTAATGCTTTAAAAGACCAGCTGAATGTAGCGAAGGACACCACCAGCTTATACAGACGTGCGCGTATCAGTGCCCCTGACGATAGGCCCAGTGCTGTATCCGTCGGCTCCTTGGGGATCTGCCTCCTTGTCGGCTTCGCTGTGACAGTGCTGGCGACAGATGCTACAACGTTATACAGATACTGGAAAAACTTAAAAAGAAATGTGAATTGA
- the LOC117345219 gene encoding glutamate--tRNA ligase-like isoform X2, producing MLDDIMNGRTRITENVCHFGVFFTACTLLASNYLEAASSYVYYSDQMNWYEAKAKCAAYGQILVKIDTQDVFDELRMMDADFNGAISGGEFWTGLHTSTDTCIDFKWDDGVTASWLRWDSNAGDPNNCNTEKCVRLFQSRMRTKACTATYPFMCQAVEETTTVPSTEAPSTESLGEPTTASTTNSPTETEANTVSTTNSPTTETETTAVPSTEIPSTEVKETTTVSTTGSPTETEITTVSTTGSPTETEITTVSTTGSPTETEITTVSTTGSPTETEITTVPSTEIPSTEDKETQTMLTDESTTITSGVVGGTGYTSSGLVETEVSTPGGLGYGNCLCDGNPLNNSYRLRGIIPSSTAHKNSLMMAGYVRSCSARIYWGNGTLSLSHEEKLALLNALKDQLNVAKDTTSLYRRARISAPDDRPSAVSVGSLGICLLVGFAVTVLATDATTLYRYWKNLKRNVN from the exons CTGCCAGTTCGTACGTTTACTATAGCGATCAAATGAACTGGTATGAAGCGAAAGCAAAATGTGCTGCCTACGGACAGATACTGGTGAAGATCGACACCCAGGACGTTTTTGACGAGCTGAGGATGATGGATGCAGATTTTAATGGAGCTAT ATCGGGAGGCGAGTTTTGGACTGGTTTGCACACGTCAACAGACACCTGCATTGACTTTAAATGGGACGACGGAGTCACGGCTAGTTGGCTCCGATGGGACTCGAATGCTGGTGATCCGAACAATTGTAATACCGAAAAGTGTGTCCGGCTGTTTCAGAGCAGAATGAGAACAAAGGCATGTACAGCCACATATCCTTTTATGTGCCAAGCCGTAGAAG AAACTACCACCGTCCCTTCGACGGAGGCTCCGTCAACAGAAAGTCTAG GGGAACCAACTACTGCCTCAACAACGAATTCTCCGACTGAAACCGAAGCAAACACTGTTTCAACGACCAATTCTCCGACAACTGAAACAGAAACTACGGCTGTCCCTTCAACGGAGATTCCGTCAACTGAAGTCAAAG AAACAACCACTGTTTCAACGACGGGTTCTCCGACTGAAACAGAAATAACCACTGTTTCAACGACGGGTTCTCCGACTGAAACAGAAATAACCACTGTTTCAACGACGGGTTCTCCGACTGAAACAGAAATAACCACTGTTTCAACGACGGGTTCTCCGACTGAAACAGAAATAACCACTGTCCCTTCAACCGAGATTCCGTCAACTGAAGACAAAG AAACACAAACCATGTTGACGGATGAATCTACAACTATCACTTCCGGTGTGGTTGGTGGAACTGGATATACCTCTTCCGGTTTGGTTGAAACCGAAGTCTCAACCCCTGGTGGCCTAGGATATGGAAACTGCCTCTGTGACGGTAATCCGCTGAATAATTCCTATCGGCTTCGCGGGATTATTCCGTCCTCCACTGCCCACAAAAACAGTCTGATGATGGCGGGGTACGTCCGATCATGCTCAGCGAGAATTTATTGGGGAAATGGTACATTATCACTTAGCCATGAAGAAAAGCTGGCTTTGCTTAATGCTTTAAAAGACCAGCTGAATGTAGCGAAGGACACCACCAGCTTATACAGACGTGCGCGTATCAGTGCCCCTGACGATAGGCCCAGTGCTGTATCCGTCGGCTCCTTGGGGATCTGCCTCCTTGTCGGCTTCGCTGTGACAGTGCTGGCGACAGATGCTACAACGTTATACAGATACTGGAAAAACTTAAAAAGAAATGTGAATTGA